Proteins encoded in a region of the Paenibacillus pedocola genome:
- a CDS encoding carbohydrate ABC transporter permease, whose product MALRMKRLEKGIMIALLVIGGLLMMVPFIWMIGSSFKPENEFTVIPPSLFPNHPTFNNYRDLFVKMDFLIYLKNTLIIVLCSFVGLFLNAMAGYAFAKFDFPGKNKFFYVILATMMIPGQVTMIPTYLIINQMHLVNTMAGIVLPGLVGAFAIFLFRQFMTTIPMDLLEAARLDGAGELRIFFQLMVPIVKPVFAVQGILTFIGAWNSFLWPLIIANDEKLYTLSVGLSLLKGQYGTAFGLQMAGAAFMVVPIVIIFIFFQKHIIEGYTISGIK is encoded by the coding sequence ATGGCACTCAGAATGAAAAGACTGGAAAAAGGAATAATGATCGCGCTGCTTGTTATCGGAGGACTGCTGATGATGGTGCCGTTCATTTGGATGATTGGCTCATCCTTTAAGCCTGAGAACGAATTTACGGTAATTCCGCCGTCATTATTTCCGAATCACCCTACGTTTAACAACTACCGCGATTTGTTTGTGAAAATGGACTTTCTGATCTATTTGAAGAACACGCTGATTATCGTGCTCTGTTCATTTGTCGGACTGTTCCTGAATGCGATGGCAGGCTATGCCTTTGCTAAATTTGATTTTCCCGGTAAAAATAAATTCTTTTATGTGATACTGGCGACCATGATGATTCCGGGTCAGGTTACCATGATTCCAACCTATCTGATTATCAATCAGATGCATCTGGTGAATACGATGGCGGGCATTGTACTTCCGGGTCTCGTAGGCGCGTTTGCGATCTTCCTGTTCCGCCAGTTTATGACCACAATCCCGATGGATCTGCTGGAGGCGGCAAGACTGGATGGAGCGGGCGAGCTGCGGATCTTTTTCCAGCTGATGGTGCCGATTGTGAAGCCGGTATTTGCCGTTCAAGGGATATTGACTTTTATCGGGGCATGGAACAGCTTCCTGTGGCCGCTGATTATTGCCAATGACGAGAAACTGTACACCTTATCCGTCGGCTTGTCGCTTTTGAAAGGACAATATGGTACAGCCTTTGGTCTGCAGATGGCGGGTGCTGCATTTATGGTTGTTCCGATCGTAATTATATTTATCTTCTTCCAGAAGCACATCATAGAAGGATATACGATCTCTGGCATAAAATAG
- a CDS encoding carbohydrate ABC transporter permease: MFIAPAVILLTLFSIIPIIIALVISFTDMDLVGLADYSNIRGVGFSNYIDIFKDPIFLKSMYNTLIYVVIGVPLVVMASMGVALLLNYGSGWLFKSFRVIYYMPSITNIVAVAVVWGYLYNGSYGLFNYILSWFGLPAQQWLQDPVLAKLSLILLAFWKSIGLNMIIFLAALQGIPRSYYEAAEIDGATGWKKLRYITVPLLGFATFFVTITTLIGWIQFFEEPLVMTKGGPLNATMSMALFIYNNGFQLSKFGYAASGSFVLFIIIIIVTLIQFAVKKKEVEY, encoded by the coding sequence ATGTTTATCGCTCCGGCAGTTATTCTGCTGACGCTGTTCTCCATTATTCCGATTATTATTGCACTGGTAATCAGCTTTACGGATATGGATCTGGTGGGGCTTGCGGATTATTCGAACATTCGCGGCGTTGGATTCAGCAACTATATTGATATTTTCAAGGATCCGATTTTCCTCAAATCGATGTACAATACGTTAATTTACGTGGTCATTGGAGTTCCGCTTGTTGTGATGGCCTCGATGGGCGTTGCCCTGCTGCTCAATTACGGCTCCGGCTGGCTGTTCAAAAGCTTCCGGGTCATCTATTATATGCCTTCCATCACCAATATTGTGGCGGTAGCAGTGGTGTGGGGCTATTTGTATAACGGCTCCTACGGCTTGTTTAACTATATACTCTCCTGGTTTGGTTTACCGGCGCAGCAGTGGCTTCAGGACCCCGTTCTGGCTAAATTATCTCTGATTCTGCTGGCGTTCTGGAAATCCATCGGACTCAATATGATCATTTTCCTGGCTGCGCTGCAGGGAATTCCGCGCTCCTATTATGAAGCGGCTGAAATCGACGGTGCGACCGGCTGGAAAAAGCTGCGCTATATTACCGTTCCTTTGCTTGGATTCGCTACTTTCTTTGTGACCATTACGACTTTGATCGGCTGGATTCAATTCTTCGAAGAACCGCTGGTAATGACCAAAGGCGGCCCGCTGAATGCGACCATGTCCATGGCGCTCTTCATTTACAACAACGGGTTCCAGCTGAGCAAATTCGGCTACGCAGCCTCGGGTTCCTTCGTGCTGTTCATTATCATCATTATCGTGACACTGATTCAATTCGCGGTCAAAAAGAAAGAAGTAGAATATTAA
- a CDS encoding LacI family DNA-binding transcriptional regulator has product MATIKDVAKLAGVALSTASYAMSGDSKVSAKTREKVLEAARQLNYQKNGFAMDLKRSRTNTIALILRDLSGPYYSELIRSIQDVALSNSYDLIACSSMGGKESTAVRYMLEKRVDGAIVLAHNITDEILHAAAGPRFPIVAMDRLIAGEGLINVVVDGEQGGYIATRHLIEKGHSSIAYISGPVDSYDNALRYQGFCRAMREAGLTEKTKWKLSGNFVREGGYKATKMMLMQGELPSAVFYANDEMAVGGLKALEEAKVSVPDELSVIGFDDIQLAEYIQPSLTTIRQPMYESGSLAGHLLFQMLNGDLVNDFYKLKIELIERNSVKTNN; this is encoded by the coding sequence ATGGCAACGATCAAGGATGTGGCAAAGCTGGCAGGGGTGGCACTGTCGACGGCCTCCTATGCGATGAGCGGGGACAGTAAAGTCAGCGCAAAAACAAGAGAAAAGGTGCTGGAAGCGGCACGGCAGCTCAATTATCAGAAAAATGGTTTTGCCATGGATTTGAAACGGAGCCGCACCAATACAATCGCCCTTATTCTAAGGGACCTGTCAGGTCCATATTATTCGGAATTAATCCGCAGCATTCAAGATGTGGCCTTGTCCAACTCCTATGATCTGATTGCCTGCAGTTCAATGGGCGGAAAAGAATCAACCGCAGTCAGATACATGCTGGAAAAACGCGTAGACGGGGCAATCGTGCTGGCCCATAACATTACAGATGAAATTCTGCATGCGGCGGCGGGACCGCGTTTTCCAATCGTGGCGATGGACCGTCTGATTGCCGGTGAAGGTCTCATTAATGTTGTGGTAGATGGTGAACAAGGGGGCTATATTGCAACCCGGCACCTGATCGAAAAAGGGCATAGCTCCATCGCTTACATCAGCGGACCTGTCGATTCCTATGACAATGCGCTGCGTTATCAGGGATTCTGCCGGGCGATGCGCGAAGCCGGACTGACCGAGAAGACGAAATGGAAGCTTAGCGGGAACTTTGTACGTGAAGGCGGTTATAAAGCGACCAAGATGATGCTGATGCAAGGCGAACTGCCCTCAGCGGTATTCTATGCCAATGATGAAATGGCGGTCGGGGGATTGAAAGCACTGGAGGAAGCTAAAGTTTCGGTGCCGGATGAACTTTCGGTTATCGGATTCGACGATATTCAGCTGGCTGAATACATTCAGCCTTCGCTGACCACAATCCGCCAGCCGATGTACGAGTCCGGTTCTTTGGCGGGACATCTGCTCTTCCAGATGCTTAACGGAGACCTGGTCAATGATTTCTATAAGCTTAAGATTGAACTGATTGAACGGAATTCGGTTAAAACCAACAACTAA
- a CDS encoding sugar ABC transporter substrate-binding protein has translation MKKKTGFTIASLLLSFSLVAAGCGNSDNSASGDSKTLKVWFMGTSDTVKPIAEMYEAKNPGIKVDVQAIPWDTAHDKLLTAVASKNGPDVVQMGTTWIPEFAAAGALKDMSPYIEQYPSMKADNFFDGAVQTTQYEGKTVAVPFYVETRAMFYRTDLLSGVGYPEGPKTWDELKDASKKLVEKGGAGHYALPIEGKDSIYPVIFAWQNGSEIIDENRQPQFNQPAYVETVNFLKSFYDEGLSPKGTDLDTVAAFKDGTMAMFISGPWMIQTVKEKAPEIDGKWAVTTLPAKVTNTSSIGGADLSIFNYSKNPDEAAKFIAFMAEQEAQLKYYETSNSMPALKAAWTNEALSDPMIAAFGKQLENSRPAPTVKEYEEIAQAAMAAFEQITIGGADTQTELDKLNDKANELLGNK, from the coding sequence ATGAAAAAGAAAACTGGCTTTACCATTGCTTCATTGCTACTCAGCTTCTCGTTGGTTGCGGCAGGCTGCGGCAACTCAGACAATTCCGCTTCCGGGGACAGCAAGACTTTGAAAGTATGGTTCATGGGTACATCGGATACCGTTAAGCCGATTGCTGAAATGTATGAAGCTAAGAATCCTGGAATTAAAGTAGATGTTCAGGCGATTCCTTGGGACACTGCCCATGATAAACTGCTGACGGCTGTAGCTTCCAAGAACGGTCCTGACGTTGTCCAGATGGGAACAACCTGGATTCCGGAATTTGCGGCTGCCGGGGCCCTCAAGGATATGTCTCCATATATCGAGCAGTATCCAAGTATGAAAGCGGACAACTTCTTCGACGGGGCTGTTCAAACTACACAGTACGAAGGTAAGACGGTCGCTGTTCCGTTTTATGTTGAAACCCGTGCGATGTTCTACCGGACCGATCTGCTCAGCGGTGTAGGCTATCCTGAAGGCCCGAAAACCTGGGATGAGCTGAAGGATGCCAGTAAGAAGCTGGTCGAAAAAGGCGGAGCCGGACATTATGCTTTGCCGATTGAAGGAAAAGACTCCATCTACCCGGTCATTTTTGCCTGGCAGAACGGAAGTGAAATCATCGACGAGAACCGTCAGCCACAGTTCAATCAGCCGGCGTATGTAGAAACGGTTAACTTCCTGAAGAGCTTCTATGATGAAGGTTTATCTCCAAAAGGCACGGACCTGGATACCGTGGCAGCATTCAAAGACGGTACGATGGCGATGTTCATCAGCGGTCCTTGGATGATCCAGACGGTTAAAGAAAAGGCTCCGGAAATTGACGGCAAGTGGGCAGTAACTACGCTCCCGGCCAAAGTAACCAATACTTCATCCATCGGCGGTGCAGATCTGTCGATCTTCAATTACAGCAAAAACCCGGACGAAGCCGCTAAGTTCATAGCTTTCATGGCTGAACAGGAAGCACAGCTGAAATACTATGAAACCTCCAATTCCATGCCTGCCCTGAAGGCTGCCTGGACGAATGAAGCGCTTAGTGATCCGATGATTGCCGCTTTCGGCAAGCAGCTGGAGAATTCACGTCCTGCTCCAACGGTGAAGGAATACGAGGAAATTGCCCAGGCGGCAATGGCTGCTTTTGAACAGATTACAATTGGCGGCGCAGACACGCAAACCGAGCTGGATAAATTGAATGATAAGGCCAACGAGCTCCTTGGCAATAAATAA
- a CDS encoding ornithine carbamoyltransferase: MHLLDLESLSSQQIIELFQLASHLSSEKPAQLLKDKTFILFFPESSLRTRITFEKGIQDLGGKYMIFPPETLDKREQSSDVIHYLENWANGVVARHSSFTKLAEMSARSSIPIINAMTARNHPCEILSDLYTISQIRENYRELTYTFVGPASNISRTWHEMAKVMNLTFKHVCSAGNALGPDTNNYTYLTNLEDVLPESDIILTDSLPGEFKNAEYLNLYQITLDRMKRTRPGALLNPCPPFYRNEEVSAEVIDSPYFAGFQFKKNLLCMHQAVLLYCLSN; the protein is encoded by the coding sequence ATGCATCTATTGGATCTTGAAAGCCTGAGTTCACAGCAAATTATTGAGCTATTTCAATTGGCCAGCCATTTAAGCTCGGAAAAGCCGGCACAGCTTTTGAAGGACAAAACCTTCATCCTGTTCTTTCCTGAATCCAGCCTGAGGACACGTATTACTTTTGAAAAGGGCATTCAGGATTTGGGGGGCAAATATATGATCTTCCCTCCGGAAACATTGGATAAGCGGGAGCAATCAAGCGATGTGATCCATTATCTCGAAAATTGGGCCAATGGTGTTGTAGCCAGACATTCCAGCTTCACTAAACTGGCCGAAATGTCTGCCCGCTCCTCTATACCAATCATTAATGCAATGACTGCCCGTAACCACCCCTGCGAAATTTTAAGTGATCTATATACAATCAGCCAGATCAGAGAAAATTACCGGGAACTGACTTATACCTTCGTAGGACCTGCAAGCAATATTTCAAGAACCTGGCACGAAATGGCCAAAGTTATGAACCTTACCTTTAAACATGTTTGTTCGGCTGGAAATGCACTGGGGCCGGATACAAATAACTATACATACCTAACCAATCTGGAGGATGTTCTGCCGGAAAGTGATATCATTCTGACCGACTCTTTGCCCGGTGAATTTAAGAATGCCGAGTACTTGAATCTATACCAAATCACTCTGGATCGGATGAAGCGTACCCGTCCCGGCGCTTTGCTTAACCCCTGTCCTCCTTTTTACCGGAACGAAGAGGTCAGCGCAGAGGTTATAGACTCCCCCTATTTTGCCGGATTCCAGTTCAAAAAGAATTTATTATGCATGCATCAGGCGGTACTTTTATATTGCTTGTCTAATTAA
- a CDS encoding GH36-type glycosyl hydrolase domain-containing protein has translation MTITTKSKVSLQKGGLKFTFLNSGDLYQATGGTTMINQLLSNSVDGAPGNIYARLHLPGGIQAFPLLGVKSGSRFRRDGERLIWQGEIPVSSEIQGLQEKLRYQVVFTLAEGDVWFWDVKIEGSGVELDVLYTQDVGIASPGAVTSNEAYLSQYIDHAVFKDSDNGYVVCSRQNQPQGSEFPYLQQGLLGGAAGYSTDGFQFFGLSYKETDRPEALYQQNLANEIYQYEFAYTALQSAKLPLNGEAAFTFYGLFRADHPEAITSLEYADAVQAAWSKSQNQGNATEEGGWLERIFTAPQIGAPLQTESISEAELDSLFPERFQEERVGGELLAFFTETYEHIVLKRKELLVERPHGHILMSGNNAQLNAEVMTTTSYMYGIFNSQVVVGNTNFHKMISNARSALNVYKTSGQRIYVEIDGQYHLLTMPSMYEIGFNYVRWYYKTAEDTLVITNYTAVHSPEIRLHVRSAEGKAYRFLVSNQITMNVAEYEIPYHLSEDADGGLIFRADKAGTSAAVYPELAYKLMLEGAGYQLGDETLLASGAVPGSASLVVLELNASSEWTLTFQGLLDGQTRSQGIASFETEKAEYREFFAGVMNGFKLTKESGADGELFKVNALAWWYTHNMLVHYSVPHGLEQYGGAAWGTRDVCQGPVEYFLATHKYEQVREILLTVFAHQYEDDGNWPQWFMFDKYTSIQQEESHGDIIVWPLKVLGDYLRATRDYAVLDEQIPYTRKHSFDFTERTYSLREHAVKELDYIKSHFLHDTFLSSYGDGDWDDTLQPANAQLKQYMVSSWTVALTYQTVLGLATVMKETDADWSDELRGMAEGIKGDFNRYMLRTKVIPGFLYFEDPEQAKLLLHPEDKETGIQYRLLPMTRSMIGELLTPEQMEEHYKLIQEQFLCPDGVRLMNHPAQYAGGVSTHFKRAEQAANFGREIGLQYVHAHIRFVEAMAKIGKRDQVWKGLATINPIGIQDAVPNAELRQSNAYFSSSDGKFANRYEAQERFGELRDGTVPVKGGWRIYSSGPGIYMNQLISNVLGIREDGGDLVIDPVLPPELDGTCFDFEYGGAPVSFIYHLTEGSLRSISVNGQEIQAERLPNPYRLGGLRVSREDIQRLGSTEKTTIDIYL, from the coding sequence ATGACAATCACAACGAAATCCAAGGTTTCACTTCAAAAAGGCGGGCTGAAATTTACGTTCCTGAACAGCGGTGATCTCTACCAGGCAACCGGCGGTACCACGATGATTAATCAGTTGTTGTCTAACAGTGTGGACGGAGCCCCGGGAAATATTTATGCGCGCCTGCATCTTCCAGGCGGCATTCAAGCGTTTCCGCTGCTTGGTGTGAAATCGGGCAGCCGTTTCCGCCGGGATGGTGAGCGGCTTATTTGGCAGGGGGAGATTCCTGTTAGCTCTGAGATCCAGGGCCTTCAGGAGAAACTCCGCTATCAGGTTGTATTTACATTAGCTGAAGGTGATGTGTGGTTCTGGGATGTGAAGATTGAAGGAAGCGGCGTAGAGCTGGATGTTCTCTATACCCAGGATGTAGGGATTGCCTCACCGGGGGCTGTTACCAGCAATGAAGCTTATTTGTCCCAATATATCGACCATGCAGTATTCAAGGATTCAGATAACGGCTATGTAGTCTGTTCCCGTCAGAATCAGCCACAGGGTAGTGAATTCCCTTATCTGCAGCAGGGCCTGCTGGGCGGAGCAGCCGGTTACTCCACTGACGGCTTCCAGTTTTTCGGGCTGTCCTACAAAGAAACCGACAGACCGGAAGCCTTGTATCAGCAGAATCTGGCCAATGAAATCTATCAATATGAATTCGCCTATACTGCACTGCAATCAGCTAAGCTACCGTTGAACGGTGAAGCCGCTTTTACATTCTACGGATTGTTCCGGGCGGACCATCCTGAGGCAATAACTTCACTGGAGTATGCCGATGCTGTGCAGGCTGCCTGGAGCAAGTCTCAGAATCAAGGGAATGCAACAGAGGAGGGGGGCTGGCTTGAACGCATATTTACTGCCCCGCAGATTGGAGCACCTCTGCAAACGGAGTCGATCTCTGAAGCAGAACTGGATTCATTGTTCCCTGAGCGGTTTCAGGAGGAACGGGTCGGCGGGGAATTGTTGGCCTTTTTTACCGAAACCTATGAGCATATAGTCCTTAAGCGTAAAGAGCTGCTGGTGGAGCGCCCGCACGGACATATTTTGATGAGCGGGAACAATGCACAGTTGAATGCCGAGGTTATGACGACTACCTCATATATGTACGGAATATTCAATTCCCAGGTTGTTGTAGGCAATACCAATTTTCATAAAATGATATCGAATGCCCGCAGTGCGCTGAACGTCTATAAGACATCGGGGCAGCGTATCTATGTGGAGATTGACGGGCAGTATCATCTGCTGACGATGCCTTCAATGTATGAGATCGGCTTTAATTATGTTCGCTGGTACTACAAGACAGCTGAAGATACCTTGGTGATCACCAACTATACAGCCGTCCATTCCCCGGAGATCAGACTGCATGTCCGTTCCGCGGAGGGGAAGGCGTACCGTTTCCTGGTCAGCAACCAGATTACTATGAATGTTGCTGAATATGAAATACCATATCACCTGTCAGAGGATGCGGACGGCGGACTAATCTTCCGTGCAGACAAGGCAGGAACGAGTGCTGCTGTGTATCCGGAGCTGGCATACAAGCTTATGCTAGAGGGAGCGGGCTATCAGCTGGGCGATGAAACCCTGCTGGCATCTGGGGCAGTTCCAGGCAGTGCTTCGCTGGTTGTTCTTGAACTTAATGCAAGCAGCGAGTGGACATTAACCTTCCAAGGGCTGCTTGATGGACAAACACGTTCTCAAGGGATAGCGTCGTTTGAAACCGAGAAAGCGGAATATCGTGAGTTTTTTGCCGGGGTCATGAATGGCTTCAAGCTTACTAAGGAAAGCGGAGCTGATGGTGAGCTGTTCAAGGTAAACGCTCTGGCCTGGTGGTACACCCATAATATGCTTGTTCACTATTCTGTACCTCACGGCCTGGAACAGTATGGCGGCGCCGCCTGGGGAACGCGGGATGTATGCCAGGGTCCAGTGGAGTATTTCCTAGCGACCCACAAATATGAGCAGGTCCGGGAGATTCTCCTGACAGTCTTCGCCCATCAATATGAAGATGACGGGAACTGGCCGCAATGGTTCATGTTCGACAAATACACGTCTATCCAGCAGGAAGAAAGTCACGGCGATATTATTGTCTGGCCGCTTAAGGTGCTGGGCGATTACCTGCGGGCAACCCGTGACTATGCTGTGCTCGATGAGCAGATTCCTTATACGCGCAAACACAGCTTTGACTTCACGGAGCGGACATATTCGCTTAGAGAACATGCTGTGAAGGAGTTGGATTACATTAAGTCACATTTCCTGCATGATACGTTCCTCTCCTCCTATGGGGATGGGGACTGGGATGATACCCTGCAGCCGGCGAATGCCCAGCTGAAGCAGTATATGGTCAGCAGCTGGACGGTAGCGCTGACTTATCAGACCGTTCTTGGGCTGGCTACAGTCATGAAGGAAACAGATGCAGACTGGTCGGATGAGCTGCGCGGAATGGCGGAGGGGATCAAAGGCGACTTCAACCGCTATATGCTCAGGACGAAGGTTATTCCGGGTTTCCTCTACTTCGAGGATCCGGAGCAAGCCAAGCTGTTGCTTCATCCAGAGGATAAAGAGACAGGCATCCAGTACCGCCTGCTGCCGATGACCCGCAGTATGATCGGGGAACTGCTTACCCCTGAACAGATGGAGGAGCATTATAAGCTGATCCAGGAGCAGTTCCTCTGCCCGGATGGCGTCCGTCTGATGAATCACCCGGCCCAGTACGCCGGCGGGGTCAGCACTCACTTTAAACGCGCAGAGCAGGCAGCCAATTTCGGACGTGAAATCGGTCTGCAATATGTACATGCACACATCCGCTTCGTCGAGGCGATGGCCAAGATCGGTAAACGGGATCAGGTATGGAAGGGGCTGGCTACCATTAATCCGATCGGGATCCAGGATGCCGTTCCTAATGCCGAGCTGCGCCAGAGCAACGCCTATTTCAGCAGTTCAGACGGTAAGTTTGCCAACCGCTATGAAGCACAGGAACGTTTTGGAGAGCTGCGTGACGGAACGGTTCCGGTAAAAGGCGGCTGGAGAATCTATTCCAGCGGTCCGGGAATCTACATGAACCAGCTGATCTCGAATGTCCTGGGTATCCGCGAGGACGGCGGCGATCTGGTCATAGACCCTGTATTGCCTCCTGAGCTTGACGGCACATGCTTTGACTTCGAATACGGCGGTGCCCCGGTATCCTTCATTTATCATTTGACGGAGGGAAGTCTCCGCTCTATCTCAGTAAATGGACAGGAAATACAGGCTGAGCGGCTCCCTAATCCTTACCGCCTCGGCGGACTTCGGGTTAGCCGTGAAGATATACAGCGCCTCGGCAGCACGGAAAAAACGACAATAGATATTTATCTGTAA
- the bglX gene encoding beta-glucosidase BglX produces the protein MTEHLYNKYVKNMTLEEKIAQLLQLAAPFYDEPGDHSEITGPMEELGIQSETVRNAGSVLGVAGAAKMMAVQKAHLANNRLGIPLLFMADIVHGFKTIFPIPLAIGSSWNPELAKQSAEIAAREAAVSGLHVTFAPMVDLIRDPRWGRVMESTGEDPYLNGVFAKAFVQGFQGDDLAGDTSRVAACVKHFAAYGAAEGGRDYNTVDLSERQLREYYLPAYKKALDAGAEMVMTSFNIVDGVPATGNRKLLRDLLRREWGFEGVIISDWASIKEMVAHGAAEDDKEAAFKAIRAGVDIDMMTTSYLHHLPELVDEGLVHEAWIDEAVLRILRLKEKLGLFDNPMRGADPVREKEIVYSAEHRQAARKLAEKSSVLLKNEGVLPLRAEQRVALIGPFADSGDILGWWSWTGSKETAVKLSDAMRAVTGNPDHIVVAGGSGIDSITEAQKEEALTAAAGADVIVLAVGESSHMSGEGGSRTNIQLPDAQLELIRLMKGLGKPVAIVLFNGRPLDLHGVYDQAEAVLEAWFPGSEGGAALADLLYGKVNPSGRLTMSFPYSVGQVPVYYNSFSTGRPKPAVEDENRYVSKYLDSPNDPLLPFGYGLSYTTFAYEGLMLSSDTMKEDQPIEVKVIVTNTGNTAGTETVQLYVRDISGEVVRPVKELKDFRQIELAPGESAEVVFCMEEKQLRYHHSDLSLSSDRGLFHVYVGSNSRDVLTAGFRLLK, from the coding sequence ATGACTGAGCATCTGTATAACAAATATGTAAAGAACATGACACTGGAAGAGAAAATAGCCCAGCTGCTGCAGCTGGCAGCTCCCTTTTATGACGAACCGGGTGATCATTCGGAGATTACCGGCCCCATGGAAGAGCTCGGCATCCAAAGCGAAACGGTACGCAATGCGGGTTCCGTGCTCGGGGTAGCCGGTGCAGCCAAAATGATGGCCGTACAGAAAGCTCATCTGGCGAATAACCGGCTGGGAATTCCGCTGCTGTTCATGGCAGACATTGTCCACGGTTTCAAGACGATTTTTCCCATCCCGCTGGCCATCGGCAGTTCATGGAATCCGGAACTGGCTAAGCAAAGTGCGGAGATCGCAGCTCGTGAGGCGGCTGTATCCGGCCTGCATGTGACGTTTGCTCCGATGGTCGATCTCATCCGTGATCCGCGCTGGGGACGGGTGATGGAATCTACCGGCGAAGATCCTTATTTGAATGGCGTCTTTGCCAAGGCGTTCGTACAAGGCTTCCAGGGAGATGACCTGGCAGGAGACACCAGCCGTGTGGCGGCCTGCGTCAAGCACTTTGCGGCCTATGGTGCTGCAGAAGGCGGGCGGGACTATAATACGGTCGATTTGTCTGAGCGCCAGCTGCGTGAGTATTATTTACCCGCCTATAAGAAGGCCCTTGATGCCGGAGCCGAAATGGTTATGACCTCGTTCAATATTGTAGATGGTGTTCCGGCTACAGGAAACCGCAAATTACTCCGTGACTTACTGCGCAGGGAATGGGGCTTTGAAGGGGTTATCATTTCTGATTGGGCCTCTATTAAGGAAATGGTTGCCCACGGTGCAGCTGAAGATGATAAAGAAGCAGCGTTTAAGGCGATACGGGCAGGTGTCGACATCGATATGATGACCACCAGCTATCTGCATCATCTGCCTGAGCTGGTTGATGAAGGACTTGTCCATGAAGCTTGGATTGACGAAGCTGTACTGCGCATTCTGCGGCTTAAAGAGAAGCTTGGACTGTTTGATAATCCGATGCGCGGTGCAGATCCGGTACGGGAGAAGGAAATTGTCTATTCTGCTGAGCACCGTCAGGCTGCGCGGAAGCTTGCCGAGAAATCAAGCGTGCTGCTCAAGAACGAAGGCGTGCTCCCGCTTCGTGCAGAGCAGCGGGTGGCGCTGATCGGGCCGTTTGCGGACAGCGGAGATATTCTGGGCTGGTGGTCCTGGACCGGCTCCAAAGAGACAGCAGTGAAGTTAAGTGATGCCATGCGGGCTGTAACAGGCAATCCTGATCATATAGTCGTTGCCGGAGGCTCAGGGATTGATTCCATTACGGAGGCTCAGAAGGAGGAGGCTCTAACGGCAGCAGCAGGAGCAGATGTGATTGTACTGGCCGTCGGTGAATCGTCCCATATGAGCGGCGAAGGCGGGAGCCGCACCAATATCCAGCTGCCGGATGCGCAGCTGGAATTAATCCGGCTTATGAAGGGGCTCGGCAAGCCAGTTGCCATTGTACTGTTTAACGGACGGCCGCTTGACCTTCATGGGGTGTATGATCAGGCCGAGGCTGTGCTGGAAGCCTGGTTCCCGGGCAGTGAAGGCGGAGCCGCACTGGCGGATCTGTTATACGGCAAGGTCAATCCTTCCGGGCGCCTGACCATGTCTTTCCCTTATTCTGTTGGCCAGGTTCCGGTGTATTATAATTCATTCAGCACCGGACGTCCGAAACCGGCTGTGGAAGATGAGAACCGGTATGTCTCCAAGTATCTCGACAGTCCGAATGACCCGCTTCTGCCTTTCGGTTATGGACTTAGTTATACGACCTTTGCTTATGAAGGGCTTATGCTCTCATCCGATACCATGAAAGAGGATCAGCCCATTGAAGTGAAGGTGATAGTCACCAATACGGGCAATACAGCCGGAACCGAAACTGTACAGCTGTATGTGCGTGACATTTCCGGGGAGGTTGTCCGTCCGGTCAAAGAGCTGAAAGACTTCCGGCAGATTGAATTGGCTCCGGGAGAAAGCGCTGAGGTCGTATTCTGCATGGAAGAAAAGCAGCTTCGCTATCATCATAGCGACTTGAGCCTATCCAGTGACCGCGGACTGTTCCATGTTTATGTAGGCAGCAACAGCCGTGATGTGCTGACAGCCGGATTCCGGCTGCTTAAATAA
- a CDS encoding antibiotic biosynthesis monooxygenase: MFIQTRSIVVEKGNSDKVIEKFSAPGALEEMPGLIDISVMVNKKSKDNEEVLLLIRWESEDAWKNWEKSDAHIQGHRNSRGQEKPAFILSTTVNMYEVQKVKEGKIYGK; this comes from the coding sequence ATGTTCATTCAGACGAGATCCATTGTAGTTGAGAAAGGAAACAGTGATAAGGTCATTGAGAAATTCAGTGCACCGGGTGCGCTGGAAGAAATGCCGGGACTCATTGATATCAGTGTAATGGTCAATAAGAAAAGCAAAGACAATGAGGAGGTGCTGCTGCTGATCCGCTGGGAATCCGAAGACGCGTGGAAGAACTGGGAGAAAAGCGATGCCCATATCCAGGGCCACCGTAACAGCAGAGGGCAGGAGAAACCGGCTTTTATCCTCAGTACAACTGTAAATATGTATGAAGTGCAGAAGGTAAAAGAGGGAAAAATTTACGGTAAATAG